Proteins encoded in a region of the Zea mays cultivar B73 chromosome 2, Zm-B73-REFERENCE-NAM-5.0, whole genome shotgun sequence genome:
- the LOC100273446 gene encoding NAC domain-containing protein 7 isoform X1 has protein sequence MDAFTHVPPGFRFHPTDEELVDYYLRKKVALKKIDLDVIKDVDLYKIEPWDLQEKCRIGSEEQNEWYFFSHKDKKYPTGTRTNRATTAGFWKATGRDKPIYVKNCLVGMRKTLVFYKGRAPNGQKSDWIMHEYRLETNNNGIPHEEGWVVCRVFRKRLATVQRMAGDSPYWFNDHAGFMAPELGSPRQAAHHQQNVMMYHRQQSSYSYPCKVELEYHHLLPQEHFLQQLPQLESPKLPDLIGQVDTTLQPACGLTQEHGAPRYTLQELQAEPLYLATGGDTDWRALDKFMASQLSHGDITPNKDSANNYSNPALQVIQQSEEKEEALDYVSTSASCGGDNDLWK, from the exons atggacgCTTTCACACATGTTCCTCCCGGCTTTCGTTTCCACCCTACCGATGAGGAACTCGTTGACTACTACCTTAGGAAAAAGGTAGCACTGAAGAAGATAGATTTGGATGTGATAAAAGATGTGGATTTGTACAAGATTGAGCCTTGGGATCTGCAAG AAAAGTGCAGGATTGGAAGCGAAGAGCAGAACGAGTGGTACTTCTTCAGCCACAAGGACAAGAAGTACCCAACCGGCACTCGCACCAACAGAGCGACGACGGCCGGTTTTTGGAAGGCCACGGGGAGAGACAAGCCGATCTACGTGAAGAACTGCCTCGTAGGGATGAGGAAGACACTGGTTTTCTACAAAGGCCGGGCGCCCAATGGACAGAAGTCAGACTGGATCATGCACGAGTATCGCCTGGAGACCAACAACAATGGAATTCCACAT GAGGAAGGATGGGTTGTATGCAGGGTGTTCAGGAAGCGACTCGCGACTGTCCAAAGAATGGCCGGGGACTCGCCTTACTGGTTCAATGACCACGCGGGGTTCATGGCGCCGGAGCTCGGCTCACCGAGGCAGGCGGCGCACCACCAGCAGAACGTCATGATGTACCACAGGCAACAGAGCAGCTACAGCTACCCTTGCAAGGTGGAGCTGGAGTACCACCACCTCCTTCCCCAGGAGCACTTCCTGCAGCAGCTCCCTCAGCTGGAGAGCCCCAAGCTCCCTGACCTTATTGGCCAAGTAGACACTACTCTCCAGCCAGCATGCGGCCTTACACAGGAGCATGGTGCCCCTCGCTACACCCTGCAGGAGCTTCAGGCCGAGCCTCTCTATCTGGCGACTGGCGGGGACACAGATTGGCGAGCTCTCGACAAGTTCATGGCGTCCCAGCTTAGCCACGGAGACATCACCCCTAATAAGGATTCAGCTAATAACTACTCCAATCCGGCACTGCAGGTGATTCAGCAGTCTGAAGAGAAAGAAGAGGCCTTGGACTACGTGTCAACGTCAGCCTCCTGTGGAGGGGACAATGATTTGTGGAAATAA